The Sulfitobacter sp. S223 genome has a window encoding:
- a CDS encoding 3-hydroxybutyryl-CoA dehydrogenase, translated as MDIQTIGIVGAGQMGNGIAHVMSLAGYDVMLNDISEDSLKSAMEIMRGNMSRQVGRGKISEADMNAALGRIKTTKTLTDLGPSDLIIEAATERETVKQAIFEDLLPHLKPETILTSNTSSISITRLASRTDRPEKFMGFHFMNPVPVMQLVELIRGIATDEETFAACKAVVDRLEKTSASAEDFPAFIVNRILMPMINEAVYTLYEGVGNVKSIDSSMKLGANHPMGPLELADFIGLDTCLAIMNVLHDGLADTKYRPCPLLTKYVEAGWLGRKTQRGFYDYRGDVPVPTR; from the coding sequence ATGGACATCCAGACAATCGGCATCGTCGGCGCAGGGCAGATGGGCAACGGCATTGCACATGTAATGTCACTGGCAGGTTATGACGTGATGCTGAACGACATCAGCGAAGACTCTCTGAAGTCTGCTATGGAAATCATGCGTGGGAACATGTCCCGTCAGGTTGGTCGTGGAAAAATCAGCGAAGCAGATATGAATGCAGCGCTGGGACGCATCAAAACAACGAAAACACTAACCGATCTGGGTCCTTCTGACCTTATCATTGAGGCCGCTACCGAGCGTGAAACAGTCAAGCAGGCGATCTTCGAGGACCTTTTGCCCCACCTCAAGCCCGAGACAATCCTTACCTCGAATACGTCGTCAATCTCTATCACCCGTCTGGCAAGCCGCACGGACCGACCGGAAAAGTTTATGGGATTTCACTTCATGAATCCTGTGCCAGTGATGCAACTGGTTGAGCTGATTCGCGGGATCGCCACGGATGAAGAAACTTTCGCAGCCTGCAAGGCCGTCGTGGATAGGTTGGAAAAGACCTCTGCCTCTGCCGAGGATTTTCCTGCCTTCATTGTGAACCGGATATTGATGCCAATGATCAACGAAGCGGTTTATACTCTCTATGAAGGTGTCGGTAATGTGAAGTCGATCGATAGCTCCATGAAACTGGGTGCGAACCATCCGATGGGGCCGCTGGAACTTGCTGATTTTATCGGGCTGGATACATGCCTCGCGATCATGAACGTCCTGCATGATGGTCTTGCAGATACCAAATATCGGCCCTGCCCCCTCTTGACCAAATACGTCGAGGCCGGCTGGCTAGGCCGGAAGACACAGCGCGGATTTTACGATTACCGTGGCGATGTCCCGGTGCCGACACGCTAA